A genomic region of Salinibacter pepae contains the following coding sequences:
- a CDS encoding NAD-dependent epimerase/dehydratase family protein yields the protein METLVTGSSGFVGSHLVPALQEKGHRVTGIDRNPPSTGTEPDHFIEGDLMHREILDEGLQRADRVFHLAAAKDDWGISREEYFRENVGVTEALLEAAHEHEVCDHVFYSTVAVHGTGPEPKAEDAPFAPEIPYGESKVEAEKHYRKFAAEHDEAHVLVLRPSAIFGEGQPWRTNVHRLIEAIYQRRFLMIGDGSARKTTSYIKNLLAANFFLLEQMEGEVGTYIYVDEPVMSTRELVDVIYDELGRDPLRWSIPLSIARPVASVADVAASVTGIDFPITAARIEKFCTSTMFDASAIRELGFAQPVENEEAVRKTVRWQIDQYE from the coding sequence ATGGAGACACTCGTCACAGGATCATCGGGATTTGTTGGCTCACATCTGGTTCCCGCGCTGCAAGAAAAAGGACATCGGGTAACGGGCATCGATCGGAATCCGCCTTCCACCGGGACGGAACCGGATCATTTTATCGAAGGGGATCTCATGCACCGTGAGATTCTTGATGAAGGGTTGCAACGCGCAGATCGCGTTTTCCATCTCGCAGCGGCGAAAGATGACTGGGGCATTTCCCGTGAGGAGTACTTCCGGGAAAATGTCGGGGTCACGGAGGCTCTTTTAGAGGCAGCCCATGAGCATGAGGTCTGTGACCACGTGTTCTACAGCACGGTGGCCGTTCATGGAACGGGACCCGAGCCAAAAGCCGAAGACGCTCCGTTTGCCCCGGAAATTCCCTATGGAGAGTCAAAGGTTGAAGCTGAGAAACACTATCGTAAGTTCGCCGCCGAGCATGACGAGGCGCATGTTTTAGTATTACGACCCTCCGCAATTTTTGGGGAGGGACAACCGTGGCGCACAAACGTTCATCGTCTCATTGAAGCGATCTATCAGCGTCGATTTTTGATGATTGGTGATGGGTCGGCTCGAAAGACCACATCATACATCAAAAATCTACTGGCAGCCAACTTTTTTCTGCTCGAGCAGATGGAGGGTGAAGTGGGGACATACATTTACGTGGATGAGCCGGTCATGTCGACTCGGGAACTCGTCGATGTCATCTACGACGAACTGGGGCGAGATCCGCTACGCTGGTCGATTCCGCTCTCCATTGCGAGGCCCGTTGCGTCAGTGGCCGATGTAGCCGCCTCCGTAACAGGCATTGATTTCCCAATCACTGCGGCCCGGATCGAAAAGTTTTGTACGTCAACAATGTTTGACGCCAGTGCAATTCGGGAATTAGGCTTTGCCCAGCCTGTCGAGAACGAAGAAGCCGTCCGAAAGACGGTTCGGTGGCAGATTGATCAATACGAGTGA
- a CDS encoding glycosyltransferase family 4 protein, which produces MRVLLVSQYFPPETGGPPNRLLSIANGLRDAGHEVHVIAEKPNHPEGIIREGYRGGIFDERTYDGISVTYTWVYTHPEKDFVKRLSFYLSFMVMAILGAWRTHGEYDVVLASSPPLFVGVSGWLAAQLKGAQFVFDVRDLWPDLAVAMNELDGPLKIWLAKRLEHFIYHRADAITAVTNGFCETIQSVTGPDTPVQRVMNGTEPEVFQRDEAGRRLRKVSGFDDRFVVTYAGNIGICQGLDHILEAASRLEEEQPEVLFRFVGSGPVKDKLQREAERRSLNNVEFHPRVSLDEAAAHMAAANALLVPLADHEIYRSFIPSKLFDSMAAGRPVLLSVDGEARSILEDAEAGRYYPAENGQELANHIRWMVDHPEARTQMGENGRAYAQTHCTREAQAKRMTAFLEELVGQAASG; this is translated from the coding sequence ATGCGCGTACTCCTTGTTTCGCAGTATTTTCCGCCTGAGACTGGAGGCCCTCCCAATCGACTTCTATCGATTGCAAACGGATTGCGTGATGCTGGGCATGAGGTCCACGTAATCGCTGAAAAGCCCAATCATCCGGAGGGGATTATTCGTGAGGGATACCGAGGAGGAATCTTCGATGAGCGCACCTATGACGGTATTTCCGTCACCTATACCTGGGTCTACACTCACCCAGAGAAGGATTTTGTAAAGCGACTGTCGTTCTATCTTTCGTTTATGGTGATGGCGATATTGGGTGCTTGGCGCACACACGGGGAGTATGACGTTGTGCTGGCCTCGTCACCGCCTCTATTTGTGGGGGTATCAGGTTGGTTGGCTGCTCAGTTGAAAGGAGCCCAATTCGTCTTCGATGTGCGAGATCTGTGGCCCGATCTGGCCGTCGCCATGAATGAACTTGACGGTCCCCTAAAAATTTGGCTTGCCAAGCGACTGGAGCACTTTATCTACCACAGAGCCGATGCCATTACGGCCGTTACGAATGGGTTTTGCGAGACAATTCAATCCGTTACCGGACCGGACACGCCGGTACAACGCGTGATGAACGGCACGGAGCCCGAGGTTTTTCAGCGGGATGAGGCCGGACGACGATTGCGGAAGGTGAGTGGATTTGATGATCGATTCGTCGTCACGTACGCTGGAAATATCGGAATTTGTCAGGGGCTTGATCACATTTTGGAGGCTGCGAGCCGCTTGGAAGAAGAGCAACCGGAGGTTCTTTTTCGATTTGTAGGAAGTGGTCCGGTGAAGGATAAGTTGCAGCGAGAAGCTGAGCGACGTAGTCTCAACAATGTCGAATTTCATCCACGCGTCTCGCTCGACGAGGCGGCCGCCCACATGGCTGCAGCGAATGCCCTTCTCGTTCCGCTGGCCGACCACGAAATCTACCGGTCCTTCATTCCGTCGAAGCTCTTCGACAGCATGGCAGCCGGCCGTCCAGTATTGCTCTCTGTAGACGGAGAAGCTCGAAGCATACTGGAAGATGCAGAGGCTGGGCGGTATTATCCAGCGGAGAATGGACAGGAGCTTGCCAATCATATTCGATGGATGGTCGATCATCCGGAAGCCCGTACACAAATGGGGGAGAACGGGCGAGCCTACGCTCAAACGCACTGCACCCGCGAAGCTCAGGCTAAGCGAATGACAGCTTTCTTGGAGGAACTGGTTGGTCAAGCCGCTAGCGGATAG
- a CDS encoding XrtA system polysaccharide deacetylase, whose translation MSHVFSIDVEDWYQGVEIPMDQWDGFERRVEASMEDLLDLMAHYDVTATCFVLGKVAEEHPGLVQRIHEAGHEIATHGYSHAKIYNLSPERFRRELQHSINLIQGLTGERVRGHRAPYFTITEKSLWALDILRDEGILYDSSIHPVFNYRYGIPNADRQPSVIESDDGAQMLEIPVATYPLPDPLPDTNVPCGGGAYLRIYPYPFQRWLLRKIEERGEHISVYVHPWEVDPGHPKIDLPFRVSATHYWNLDSTLPRLERLFQDFTFQSYRDVFADELEALSA comes from the coding sequence GTGTCGCACGTTTTTTCGATTGACGTTGAGGACTGGTACCAGGGAGTTGAGATTCCCATGGACCAGTGGGATGGTTTTGAGCGGCGGGTCGAAGCGAGCATGGAGGATTTGCTCGATCTTATGGCTCACTACGACGTGACGGCGACCTGCTTTGTGCTCGGGAAAGTCGCCGAGGAGCATCCAGGGCTGGTTCAGCGAATTCACGAGGCGGGTCACGAAATTGCCACACACGGGTACTCGCACGCTAAGATCTACAACCTGTCTCCGGAGCGCTTTCGTCGAGAGCTGCAGCATTCCATCAACCTGATTCAGGGTCTTACGGGGGAACGAGTCCGTGGCCACCGGGCCCCCTACTTTACCATCACAGAGAAGTCACTCTGGGCCCTCGACATCCTGCGGGACGAGGGGATTCTCTACGATTCCAGCATCCATCCGGTGTTTAACTATCGGTACGGCATCCCGAACGCAGACCGACAGCCGTCCGTGATTGAGTCGGACGACGGGGCGCAGATGCTGGAGATCCCCGTCGCGACGTATCCACTTCCCGATCCTCTCCCTGATACCAATGTTCCTTGCGGTGGAGGCGCCTACCTGCGGATCTATCCGTATCCGTTCCAGCGGTGGCTACTCAGGAAGATTGAGGAACGCGGCGAACACATCAGTGTCTACGTGCATCCCTGGGAGGTAGACCCGGGGCACCCGAAGATCGATCTTCCATTCCGTGTGAGTGCTACGCACTACTGGAATCTGGACTCCACGCTTCCAAGACTGGAACGGCTCTTTCAGGACTTCACCTTTCAATCGTACCGTGACGTCTTTGCAGACGAACTGGAGGCCCTGTCCGCATGA
- a CDS encoding methionyl-tRNA formyltransferase — protein sequence MNLFLLTQPDAFYIPKLLDRFMEEKPASANVVGAAVLPGEIAVENVPDYLRLMGMRGTVLNGLDFVRHEVLDVLDQAVGLDDVYSVRGALRAHDILEHTPENVNDPAFLDFLREQNVDLVLSIACPQIVREDLLNCPPEGVINIHGALLPKYRGKLPSFWVLANGEDKTGVTVHYMNEDLDDGPIIVQKEVPIRPGDTLHSLVLRSKVQYGASALANAIQQIESGTVEAEDNPEEEATYFSFPDGRAIRQFRERGRKIR from the coding sequence ATGAACCTCTTTCTCCTCACGCAGCCGGATGCGTTCTACATTCCCAAGCTGCTAGACCGGTTCATGGAGGAGAAGCCGGCTTCGGCCAACGTCGTTGGGGCGGCCGTCCTGCCGGGCGAAATTGCCGTCGAGAATGTACCCGACTATCTCCGCCTGATGGGTATGCGGGGGACGGTGCTGAATGGACTGGACTTTGTGCGGCACGAGGTCCTGGATGTGCTCGACCAAGCGGTGGGGCTTGACGATGTCTATTCCGTTCGGGGGGCGCTCCGGGCCCACGACATTCTGGAGCACACCCCAGAGAATGTGAACGATCCTGCCTTTCTCGATTTCCTGCGCGAGCAGAACGTCGATCTCGTCCTCTCCATCGCGTGCCCGCAGATCGTGCGGGAGGACTTACTAAACTGTCCACCAGAAGGCGTCATCAATATTCACGGGGCGCTACTCCCCAAGTATCGCGGAAAGCTCCCGAGCTTCTGGGTGCTTGCAAACGGAGAAGATAAAACAGGAGTGACAGTGCACTATATGAACGAAGATTTGGACGATGGACCGATTATCGTGCAGAAAGAGGTGCCGATTCGTCCCGGCGATACACTCCACTCGCTGGTGCTGCGGTCGAAGGTTCAATACGGTGCCTCGGCTCTAGCAAATGCCATCCAACAGATTGAGTCTGGAACGGTTGAGGCCGAGGACAATCCAGAGGAGGAGGCGACGTACTTCTCGTTTCCAGATGGTCGGGCTATT